One stretch of Euphorbia lathyris chromosome 7, ddEupLath1.1, whole genome shotgun sequence DNA includes these proteins:
- the LOC136234811 gene encoding uncharacterized protein, producing MTVFHFFNCAILTFGPHAVYYSATPLSEYDTLGTSVKAALVYLGTALVKLVCLATFLQVSENDNFDPYQELLKALIGFIDVAGLYMALTQLTHRNISQNHKFQAVGLGWAFADSVLHRLAPLWVGARGLEFTWDYILQGLEANANLVLSISLAALGSLMWLRKNKPKTLIPIIYACAGIVATMPSITSYLRRGLGWHFPKVVGFELFTSLIMAFISWQLFSACQRPSL from the exons ATGACGGTGTTTCACTTCTTCAACTGTGCCATTCTCACCTTCGGTCCTCACGCCGTTTACTATTCTGCCACTCCTTT GTCAGAGTATGATACCCTAGGCACCTCTGTTAAAGCTGCGCTTGTTTATCTTGGAACAGCATTAGTAAAG CTTGTTTGCTTGGCCACTTTTCTTCAGGTGTCTGAGAATGATAACTTTGATCCATATCAG GAATTGTTGAAAGCTCTAATTGGTTTTATAGATGTTGCTGGACTGTACATGGCCTTGACCCAGTTGACTCACAGAAACATCTCTCAAAATCATAAATTTCAAGCTGTTGGATTGG GTTGGGCTTTTGCTGATTCTGTTTTACATAGATTGGCACCACTTTGGGTGGGAGCTAGAGGACTAGAATTCACTTGGGATTACATTCTCCAAGGCCTTGAAGCAAATGCGAACCTG GTGTTAAGTATTTCGCTGGCAGCATTAGGATCTCTGATGTGGCTTCGCAAGAACAAGCCAAAGACTTTGATTCCCATAATATATGCATGTGCAGGCATTGTAGCAACCATGCCATCTATCACAAG CTATTTGAGAAGAGGGTTAGGGTGGCATTTCCCAAAGGTAGTTGGCTTTGAACTGTTCACCTCTTTGATAATGGCTTTTATTAGCTGGCAACTCTTTTCGGCTTGCCAAAGACCCTCGTTGTGA
- the LOC136234912 gene encoding uncharacterized protein yields the protein MATTAASFSPARISAATVTIGNNRSQKKETTKVVYIRGLNSYGGLKAHNSVASLGMPVCTEQGFANVINSLKASSNGKGKGGGALSSKCSKIGDIFQIAAILNGLTLLGVAVGFVLLRIEAFVEESAE from the coding sequence ATGGCAACAACAGCAGCATCCTTCAGCCCTGCCAGAATAAGTGCAGCAACGGTGACAATAGGCAACAACAGGAGCCAGAAAAAGGAGACAACAAAAGTGGTTTACATAAGAGGATTGAATTCCTATGGAGGTCTGAAAGCACACAACAGTGTAGCATCCCTGGGCATGCCTGTATGTACTGAACAGGGTTTTGCTAATGTGATTAATTCACTGAAAGCATCATCAAATGGGAAAGGAAAGGGAGGAGGTGCTCTTTCCTCTAAATGCAGTAAGATTGGTGATATTTTCCAGATTGCTGCAATCCTTAATGGCCTTACTTTGCTTGGTGTTGCTGTTGGATTTGTACTTCTCCGAATTGAAGCTTTTGTTGAGGAATCTGCTGAATGA